In one Desulfoferula mesophila genomic region, the following are encoded:
- a CDS encoding acyl-CoA thioesterase has protein sequence MLVNSVERKIMWGDLDSLGIVFYPRFYEWIDASGHLFFEALGFNLGEVWKQRQICFGLVKTSCEYLAPGRYHQQIRIDTKVAELAAKTVTLDHRIIDAASQALMVQGLEKRICLDVSDSERFHARDIPADIHRALEQSAR, from the coding sequence ATGTTGGTCAACAGCGTGGAACGCAAGATCATGTGGGGGGATCTGGACTCCCTGGGGATCGTCTTTTATCCCCGCTTCTACGAGTGGATCGACGCCTCGGGGCATTTGTTTTTCGAGGCCCTGGGCTTCAATCTGGGGGAGGTGTGGAAGCAGCGCCAGATCTGCTTCGGCCTGGTCAAGACCTCCTGCGAATACCTCGCCCCCGGTCGCTATCACCAGCAAATACGCATCGACACCAAGGTGGCGGAGCTGGCCGCCAAGACGGTGACCTTGGACCACCGGATTATCGACGCCGCCTCCCAGGCGCTAATGGTCCAGGGCCTGGAAAAGCGCATCTGCTTGGATGTGAGCGACTCCGAGCGTTTCCACGCCCGCGACATCCCCGCCGACATACACCGGGCCTTGGAGCAAAGCGCCCGCTGA